From Cannabis sativa cultivar Pink pepper isolate KNU-18-1 chromosome 8, ASM2916894v1, whole genome shotgun sequence, a single genomic window includes:
- the LOC115699452 gene encoding MLP-like protein 34, with product MAGFVGKVEKEIEIKTPAEKFYNILKGQCHHIPNLTTDKIHTIDVHEGDWETPGSVKLWKYNIGGKVETFKEKVDVDDENKAVIFTAVGGHVLDHFKSYKGTFKVTPKADSNQGGLVKLTLDYEKRDVNDHDPIDDYMDFLVKLVEDIDTQLPAKLDLII from the exons ATGGCTGGTTTTGTTGGGAAGGTAGAgaaagaaatagaaataaagacACCAGCTGAGAAgttctataatattttaaagggCCAATGTCACCACATACCTAATCTTACTACTGATAAGATCCACACCATTGATGTTCATGAAGGTGACTGGGAAACACCTGGCTCTGTCAAGCTCTGGAAGTATAACATCG GTGGGAAGGTGGAGACATTTAAGGAAAAAGTGGATGTGGATGATGAAAACAAGGCTGTAATTTTTACTGCTGTGGGAGGACATGTTTTAGACCACTTCAAGAGCTATAAAGGTACTTTCAAGGTGACCCCAAAAGCTGATAGTAATCAAGGTGGTTTAGTGAAGCTTACTCTGGATTATGAGAAAAGAGATGTGAATGACCATGATCCTATTGACGACTACATGGACTTTTTGGTCAAACTTGTTGAAGATATTGATACACAACTACCAGCAAAGCTTGATCTTATCATCTGA
- the LOC133030054 gene encoding MLP-like protein 34, with the protein MAGFVGKVEKEIELKTPAEKFYNILKGQCHHIPNLTTDKIHTIDVHEGDWETPGSVKLWKYNIGGKVETFKEKVDVDDENKAVIFTAVGGHVLDHFKSYKGTFKVTPKADSNQGGLVKLTLDYEKRDVNDHDPIDNYMDFLVKLVEDIDTQLPAKLDLII; encoded by the exons atggctGGTTTTGTTGGGAAGGTAGAGAAAGAAATAGAATTAAAGACACCAGCTGAGAAGTTCTATAATATCCTGAAGGGCCAATGTCACCACATACCTAATCTTACTACTGATAAGATCCACACCATTGATGTTCATGAAGGTGACTGGGAAACACCTGGCTCTGTCAAGCTCTGGAAGTATAACATCG GTGGGAAGGTGGAGACATTTAAGGAAAAAGTTGATGTGGATGATGAAAACAAGGCTGTAATTTTTACTGCTGTGGGAGGACATGTTTTAGACCACTTCAAGAGCTATAAAGGTACTTTCAAGGTGACCCCAAAAGCTGATAGTAATCAAGGTGGTTTAGTGAAGCTTACTCTGGATTATGAGAAAAGAGATGTGAATGACCACGATCCTATTGACAACTACATGGACTTTTTGGTCAAACTTGTTGAAGATATTGATACACAGCTACCAGCAAAGCTTGATCTTATCATCTGA